GCCAACGTGCAGCTCATAGATGATGGCCTCCTCCCATGGGCGACCGCACCAGCTTGCGTTTCGCCATGACCAGGTGCCCGGATCCACCACCTCGCTGGGCCCGTGCACATCGCCGGGTTGAAAACGCGAGGCAGGGTCTGGCACCAAAACGTCGCCATCAATGCGAAAGTAATAAAGACTGCCGACACGGGCCAGCTCGGTGATGCTGCTGAACCAGCCCCCGGGTTTGGCCTCCATTGGCACCAAGACTGCCTCCCGCAGGTCCGGGACGCGTTCGCTACCCGTAGCAGGAGCGTTCAGACACACCTCGACCCGCTGTGCGGACGGCGCCCAGAGTTGGAACCGGACGCGTCCATCTTTCCGGAGTTCAGCGCCAAATGGCATGTAATGTGACTGCTGCGTAGTCTCACTCATTAAAAGATGATGCTTTTCAGATAAGTTCTATGCGGTCCCTGGAGCCATAAAACAGGGCGGCCATTAGCGTCAGATATTCCCGCAGATGGCGCGTTATAAGAAAGTTGTCGCGAACAAACGACTGCGCTTTTTCACCCATTGCCTGAATTTTTTGAGGCTGGTGCAAAAGGTACCGGATTCTCAGGGCGGCACCTTCCGGTGTGTTCGCCAAAAAACCCGTGTGGTGATTGATGACCTGAAGTCGAATGCCACCGACATCACCTCCGATAACGGGCTTTCCTTTCCACATCGCTTCGGTGACGGTCAAGCCAAATCCTTCACGGATCGATTTTTGCAGAACGATGTCGGCGGAGCGCTGCAATGCGTTGATCTCAAGATTGGCATCTGAGGGCAGTAACAGAACATGGATGTCCGGGTCACCTTGGGCGGCCGCTTGCACCTCGCTGAGAACCGCGCTCCCTTCCGGGTCATCCGACGCGCCGCCGCCAGCGAGTACCAACTGAATCGAAGGCAGGAATTGCTTCGCCAGCTGATAGGCCTGGATGACACCAAGCGGATCCTTGAACCGATCAAAACGTGAGACCTGAGCCAACAGGGGGCGCTGTGGATCGAGTTGATAACGGTCTAAAATGCTCTGTATATATTGCGGCTCCAGCTCTATGTTT
This Marinobacter salinus DNA region includes the following protein-coding sequences:
- a CDS encoding glycosyltransferase; the encoded protein is MSLLEAYADVVGPDVIAHLRQLARPLAGAKVVHVNSTRVGGGVAEILTKLIPLTRELGIDAHWEVISGEEQFFECTKGFHNTLQGNRTPISNNLLNVFEKTNERNAETLRPTLEDADFVFIHDPQPAPLLRYCPDRKGKWIWRCHIDASHPYRPVWKYLRNFVAPYDASIFSLAAFAQELPHPQYLIPPSIDPLSEKNIELEPQYIQSILDRYQLDPQRPLLAQVSRFDRFKDPLGVIQAYQLAKQFLPSIQLVLAGGGASDDPEGSAVLSEVQAAAQGDPDIHVLLLPSDANLEINALQRSADIVLQKSIREGFGLTVTEAMWKGKPVIGGDVGGIRLQVINHHTGFLANTPEGAALRIRYLLHQPQKIQAMGEKAQSFVRDNFLITRHLREYLTLMAALFYGSRDRIELI